The Trichoderma asperellum chromosome 6, complete sequence region CTGAATGAGATGGCACATTGGCGATACTCCTCTTGGTTTTCCTTATACCTCGAAAATTTGCAACAAAGGGCACATAACAGGGCATATTTCACTTTTTCTCACATAGACAAGCTCCGCAAGCACAACGCATAATATTTGAATAAATCATCGGTCAAGCACTTACTAGAGTACAAACGTTAAATGATCAGGCAAAACGCATTCCCGCTGAGAGGTAAATAACTACGCGTTTATACTTTCAGTCTCGGCAGAATCCAAAATCGCCTTTTTTTCGTCGTCCGCCACGACAATGTGTTCATCATTGATTGTCATTTCTTATGCGTTTTTCGTTACATTCTAGccaagttttcttttctatcctTTCATTGCAGCGACACCCGACTTAGTGTATCCGTCAAGATACCGAGCTGCATCAGAGTCTCCCCATCAGCTTCTATCTCCTTTGCACCAGCAGCCTTCTCCAGCGTCCTCGCGGCGTGCAATAACGGTTCGACATAGCGATGCTCAATAGCCGCAGCCATGCCTACCGGTGCAAGAGGCTTGTAGTCTTCGCCGAACAGGAACAGGGCAAAATTGGCGACCTGTAAATGCAGAGGCGCATTTTGTGCCCAGAATTCCAGCAATGCAGAAGTGTCGGCCTGTTGGAGATGTGATAGATCTGGGAACAAGGAATACTGAATGGTTTCGAAGCACTCTGGGCTAGAGAAGCGACCTTTTGAGCCGGCCTTTTTCGCGGCAATCAGCTCCTCTCGTAACCATGAGACCGCGCACGCTTGAAGTGATGAGAATACGCAGTTTTCCAGCAGGTCTTCTAGAATAGCCAACcgatcttcttcctcgggaTCCGCATGTAAGACTGAGCCTGCTACAACGGTTGTCGCATTGCGCACTCGGATATTCGGGTGGAAGACTGAAACAAGTgtgagaagatgatggtagGGCATAAATCCTGCAACAGCCCCCTTGCTATTGGGATTCGATAGTGCTTTCCGTCCGTCCAGCCAGATGGCCATAACAATTAGAGCCTCGATTGTTCCCGGATTAGTGGCGATCTGATTCCCTGACTCATCGCCGAGGAAGCTTTGTAGCAAGGCCTGATGATCAGGCAACATGTATTGTGGGTGTAGTTCACTGGTTGGAAGGCCTCGATCTGCGTCGAAAACGTCGGCAGCAAACATCCAGTACGCATTCAGGCACACCAAGCCACCTGTTGATAAATGGAGCTGCTCCGGGTGTGCAGGGTCGAATTCGATGGAGAGGGGTTCCCGGTAAATAGGGCCTTCGAGGTACTCTTTCATCTTGAACGGAGGTAATTTAGACAAGCCTAAATCGCCAGCCAGAGACTATAGAACAGTCAGTATTTGTCTTGCTCGTGTACCAGACATAAGGATGCTCACCACTAGCTGTCCCAACAAGGCATCTTTAGCTTGAAGCTCTACAACCTCTTTGAATGTCTGAATCATAGTCTTCCGACCGGGCACTATCCGCTCAGGGTAGGTATATTCCAACATCCTCGAAGCCCATTCTATACTGTTAGAATTGACATAGGCTTCGAGGATGCATGTGATGAAAGATTGCAGCAAGCTAGTTATCAGGCCCGGTTCATTTGCGTTTAACGTATCAGTGCGATCGGCTTCGGGGTCTGGCGCCTGTTTTGCTGGGTCGCTGTCTTGAAATGGCGTGTCCAGTTTGACGCTCGACTTACGAGATGGCAAAGGAGGTCGCGTCTTACGTGCGAGAGATTGGACCAGAGAAATGACTGCGGCGGTAGACGCTGCACTCGTGGCATCGTAGCACCTCTGTACTGTGTCCAATGTCGTATGTAGAAAACGTGAGGGAGCTTTGACTTGCAGTCGCTTGTGTAGAATCCCCAACATTCCACAGAGCGTTACAAAATGCCTAATGGCTTTCGTCTCGCCCTTGGTTGCTTGATTCGCAGAGCCCTCAGCTcctgctttcttttcttcctcctcctcctcctcttcctcctcttcctcctcctcctctcccgcAGCAGTTGTCTTCTCCATGACCTCAAGAACCTTGAGGATGACCTCCCGCGGGTTGCCCAGACGCGCAATGCTCTCCAAACATTCTTCGCTACCCGGAATGGGGATCAGCATATCAACCAGGTCCCAGCCAATGTCACTGGCTAATGAAACGTCCTCCAGGATCTCCTGTAGCGCGGGCAGGATCTCTGGAGACAGCGACATCTCGACGATGGTGAGATATGTCGCGACATCTGTGGCTGGCGGGCGGGACTCATGAAGTCGCTGAACAATCTCTTCTGTAGTCGCCATAGTGGTGGTGTTGCGACGATGTATCTTGACGAGTATTATTAGTTGCGCTACCGAGTTGGATACAATCGCCAAAGCGATCAGATCGAGATGAGCAGAATAAACGAGAGATGGTTCGCAGCCAAGAGGCTCTAGCAAAACTAGTCAATGCGATTtgtcgaaaaaaaaaaaatccaagtTGTTAGTGTGAaggaagggaaagggaagagggaagagggagCAGATCACAAGGCCATGAGGATCGTCCCAGGGACTTTGCCTTAGTAACAAAAAGTGGTGATGCACCTGTTTCTGCCCCTCCCTGGCACGCGGAACCGGTGCCCCGCGCTAGCTGCTATTGGATGGAGGGGATGCGCTGGAGACGTCACTGTAACAGGGGCACAGATGGAACTTAAAGTGGGAATAGGAGAGCGAAAAGAGTCATGTTTCTTAGTCTGGAGGGCCGAAAACACGTCCATCTTCATTATAAAGATATTGATGATTATGTGTATAAACAACGTAAATCTCATTTTGTAGATAAATGACTAAGATCTACACTTTTCTATATCAACATACTGGACTACCAATACTAAGACTCCTTAACTTTGCTTCCATTAATTAAACCGACAGTAAGAATATATGAGTCCCATTGAGtttcatacatacatgcagctCATACTACCTAGCTTTGGCTATATGAACATGCCTACCTAAACATCAGACAAATACTCGTCGTCTATTAACAACAATAATGTAATCTCCTCCCTATTACCTCTATTACCTCTATTACCTCTATTACCTCTATTACCTCCATTACCTCCATTACCTCCATTACCTCCATTACCTCTATTACCCCATCATCTAAGGGACAACCTCTTCTGGCTAGCATGGGTGAAGACCCTCAGCTGTATGGATTCAATTCTTTCCTAACtaactactaggtatgaATTTCCTGATTTGGTCCccaataagctctttaaagATATTGGTATTATTATAGGACTATATACGTAAAGATAATAACTTGTCGCCATTTTATGCGTACTTGTCTTCTACATATGATTCACAGCCAAGCTGCATGCTGTTGAATAATGAACAGAACACGTAAATCGACCGTGGGTGGCTGCTATGTAAAATCTAGGTTGGGGTCGTACGTCCGTGACGTTAGCTGTAAAGTATACatctaggtacctacctacataAAGAATCTCTAATTTTGAGTGTACATATCAATACTTGCTCCTTCCAACACATGTAACAGATATATTTCCCCTTTTCGTCTCCGAACCCTATCTAAGTTGCACCATTTCTAGATATCAATTCAATGATTTCCGTCTCCTCAAACTGCTGAGCAAATTCTAACAGCGTTAATTCTCTTTTAGCCATAATTTTCTCTCTAATCTGTTCAGGGAATTCAAACAGCCGTGGTTGGATGTTGGCGATTTTCTCCTTAGTAACCTTGGCTCCTCGACTGAGCAGTAGCCTCACTAAGGCTTGATTTCTCTTCCTTATCGCCCACATCAGCGGTGTCTGGCCGGCCTTATCTCTCGCCTCAATATCAGATCCTTTCTCAAGTAGCCGGATGACCAAATCCTCATGGCAGCTTATCACTGCCCATATCAATAGCGTCTTGCCGCTCTTATCCATCGCCTCCATACTAGCTCCTTTCTCAAGAAGTAAACGGACCGCGTTCCTGGAGCCTAGCCTCACTGCATACATCAGCGGTGTCATGCCTTTCGCATCCCTTGCCTCAAAATTGCATCCTTTTTCAAGGAGTTGAGTGACCAAGTCCGTACGATAGTTTTCCATCGCCAACAGCAATGGCGTCATGCCGTTGTCATCCATTGCCTCGATGTTACATCCATTTTCAAGTAGTAGAACGACCATATTCTTACGACCTTCTGTCACTGCCAACATCAACGGTGTGTAGTCCTGTCCATCTCTGGCCTCGACTTTTGCGCCAGCTTTGATTAGCTGAATAGCAACATCCTTATGGCCATTCATCACGGCCAGCATTAGCGGTGTCTGGTTATTTCCATCTCTGGCCTCGATTTTTGCGTCTGACCTGATGAGCTGAATCACTATGTCCACGTAGCCTTCTTCCGCTGCCAACGCCAACGGTGTATTGCCATAATTCCAATCATAGGCCTCGATGTTTGCCCCTGCTCTAACTAGCAGTTGAACCATGTCTTTGTTATCTTCTTGCACTGCACAGTACAGTGCCGTCTGCCCCTGATTATCCGTTTCATCTATTTTGGCGCCTTTTTGAAGTAATAGTTCGACGAAATCTTTGTATCCTTTCTTTACCGCTGTTTGAAGTAACGCATTACTGAAATGGTCGATTTCGTTGACATCGTTTATACATTTACTGATTAAAACGCTAAGAAGAGCTTTGTCTCCCTTGCCATAGACATACAGTAATGGCGCTTGACTGCACTCGTCTTTCCAATTcaaatgaagatgagggtGGCGCATGTTCAATAAGAAAGCGACTTGCAGTATCTTATTCCCTTCGTCGGGATGCGTGAAATGTGATAAAATATTCTTGGATCGTGAAAATATGAAGCCTTGCCGGAAGTGACTTAAGTCAAGGCTCTTGCGGCAATACTCTTCGTAAAGATTAAGGAATTCGGGGATGATCTCTGCTTGAGCTTTCAAGAACACTATAATCGCTTCATTACTGCCGTTGGCTAATGCTGCAAAAAGTGGTGTCCCAAAATATTCGTCTCCCACTTCAGAAAAAGCGAGTTTGGAAGGATGGCATCCGATGAGATAGCTCATATTCAGTTCCGCCAATGCATATAAAAGCCGTGTATTTAGTGAATGTGCCCAAACTTCAAATATGCACCTGAGTACCACCCAAGGGCGCAGCTTAAATTCTTTGAGAAATTCAGCTTGGCTGATACCGTACTTTTGCGCCTCATTTGCATGGTAAAGAATATTACCTACAGCATATCCTAAAATTGGAAAATGGTCACTTGCCCACGATTGAATTGACGCTGTTGTTTCAGAGAGGTGATTGACCTGTTTAAGCGACTGGGAAGCGTAGAAAGAGCCGATTTTGATGCACTTGAGACAacattcttttaaatattcgTGACTTCGTCCAGGAATATTATCTCCTTGGTCTGGCCAAATTTCCTTTAGCCCATCTTCCCCGAGGAGAAAGACTCGCACTGACATATGGATAAATTTAATTCTTTCGCAGTCTCTACTCGAACCCGAAGACGTACAAATCTCGGCAAGTCCCAAGGAAGAATTTAGAATGAATCTCAGCATGTCGGGCTTAGATATTTGGCTAGGAGCCACTCTAGATGAGACATCAGAGAGAACAGCGTGATATAACTGCTCTGGTCGCAGCAGTTCCCTTGAGAATAAAAGCCACTGGAAACACCGGAGTGTTTCGATCGATTTTCGGTCAGAATTTCGTGCCAAGATATCCTTAAATAGTTCGCGAAGGTCTCCAGGAATCTCCAGATACCGGGTTTGTAAATTATAGATCCGCCCCATATCGTATTCCTTGTTAAGGATCAAAACAACCGAATTGACCCACATGAACAGCCCCCAGGATCTTTTTGCAAGATTGGCGCGAATTCGATTAGCGATATCACTTTGTCCAATTTTCAATTCGCGTCTCACATATTGGTGTATATCTTGGTGTATTCGGAATTCGAGGACAAGGGTTAGCCCTTTTTTAAATGAGATCAAAGGATAGTACCTTTTTGAAAAGCATACTAAGAAGCTGATACCCTTGGATGTAGCTGAGCCGATCAGATATTCAAAGAATGATAGCGTATCTCGGGCTTGGTCTTCGTCACACTCGTTCAGAGCGTCAATAAAGCATACCACTTTGGACGTCTGAATGTTTTCAATTGCTTGGcgaaataaatattttaacgGTTCGATATGCCATCGGTAGCCTTCGTCGTGACATGCTGTGAATTTCGATAAGTCTAAGGAGTCTTGAAGCGCCGGTAGCTGTTCCAGTAGCTGTAGCAGTAATGATCGGTACATGCCAAGAGTAGATTTCTCTAAATCGCCTCCTCGTGcgttgaaaaagaaagagagcaaaatCCTATCTCCCATTGTTTCCCGGGCAGTTACAAGGGCATATTTCATAATTGTTGATTTTCCGGCGCCTGGTTTGCCCATAATACATAGAAATCCGTGATGGTTGATGATCTTGTCCGGGTCCAGCCAGGTGATATATTCAGCGCTTTCTTGTAGCCACTTGCATGTTTCTGCGTGGGCGGCCTTGATGTTATCATAGCGCTTATTATAGTTGTCAAATTTCAGAGATTTAAGCAGAGCTTGTTTCTGGCTGTCGCTGGGAATTTGGatatcctcttctccagccaCTCTTTGCGGTATGTTGGTGTTATCTAGAGCGATTCGACGGAGAAGATCTTTTGCGTaagccgccgctgccatcgCAGCATATCCTTGCCACTGCTTATTCTTATGCGTGTCTGAGTAGTCGGATATACCTCGAATAACCAAGCAGGGGAATTGATTCATAAGGCCGGCGGCTTCCATTTCAAAACACATGACATTTTTCTTTGACGCGTATTCATCACGCATCATGGCGTCTTTCATAAGTGTATTTGACGAAGCAATTAGTCCGCAATGAACAACAGGCGCACCCTCGCCTGCGATTCGCCTGCGTACAACCAGCTTTGACGGATCATCTCCGCAGGAAACCGAGCAGTCTAGTGTGTTATCTTTGGGGTGCATGATCTCGCTGCGATATAACCTATCACTATCAAGACTCGGACGGCCAAAATCTGTTTGTAAAATCGGATTTCTTGCAAGAACGTCGTCAATTATATCTTTCAGTTGACGATAGCCTTTAAGACGGTATTGCGATTGAAGCCCATTGACTGCTGCTCTTAAGATTCTTGGCGATTGATTCAACAGCCGTGTTGCTTGAAACGGCTGACCTTGGACCATTTTTCCAAAGCCGTATTGTAATACACCACTTTGTCCGTCGCGAGGAACGCCGACCACAATGTCACCCAAACGAATATCATTCCTTTCACTAGgcgcaccaccaccaacgccAACCATTAGCCCGAGTTTGATATTGGCAAAAGAATGCATCATGTCCCTTGCAACAATCGCCGCAGATTCTACTCCGTATTCTCCATCTGGCAGAACAGCAATAACAACGTTATGGTTCCCAATTCGGCCGAACGTGTAATCATTTTGATCAGCTGGCGCCACATGGCTGGGTCTCTTATGCTTCTCATCAAGAGCAGCTTGCGCGGCAATGTATTCGGTGCATATGGCACAGATCCATCCTGCTGTATATTCGTCGCTCGTTTTTTGCAAGTAGATGTCGGTCAGCCTGTGCGTTTGGGAGGGACCCCCCTCCATATTCTCTCGACTGCTTCCAGGGCCGTGGACTATTGACTGCACTGGTTTCTTTTCGCATTTAGGAAAGCGATGATGACCGTTTTGACGCGTATATTGTAGATATTGACCACAGACAGCGAAAAGATTGATATATGTAAATTCTGAGCGCGTCACTGCATTAGCGAAATCCGGTCACCGGGTCGCGTTGTTGGGCGGGGGGAAGGGCCTATTATTCTAGGCATACATGCATATTGAATTAATGTGATAGGTACAGCTTGAATAGCCACCTGATTACAAATGGCAAATGCTACATCGTATCATTTGCGCCTCcatctctgtctctctttttacaCTCATGCACATCTAGGCCTAGCAGTACCTAAAGTAAGCGATAATCCCATACAAGTAATGCTCCGTCTTTTGCCATTAAATCCATAAACTCCTTCCCTTGAAAAAGGTATAAATGATAAATATATGCTTAACTCTAGGCCaatatatgtataaatttattacgcAGaatcttgaaaaaaaaaaaagggcaatcTCAGACCACTGTTAGCATGTCATACAACAGCCCTCGTCTATACCGTAGTTTGGATAGCCGTCAGATTATTCCTAGAAAAATGTGACAATTTACATTTGCATTTATTCTCCTTTTCTATTCGTacaaatataaatatatatatatatatgttaaa contains the following coding sequences:
- a CDS encoding uncharacterized protein (EggNog:ENOG41), translating into MEGGPSQTHRLTDIYLQKTSDEYTAGWICAICTEYIAAQAALDEKHKRPSHVAPADQNDYTFGRIGNHNVVIAVLPDGEYGVESAAIVARDMMHSFANIKLGLMVGVGGGAPSERNDIRLGDIVVGVPRDGQSGVLQYGFGKMVQGQPFQATRLLNQSPRILRAAVNGLQSQYRLKGYRQLKDIIDDVLARNPILQTDFGRPSLDSDRLYRSEIMHPKDNTLDCSVSCGDDPSKLVVRRRIAGEGAPVVHCGLIASSNTLMKDAMMRDEYASKKNVMCFEMEAAGLMNQFPCLVIRGISDYSDTHKNKQWQGYAAMAAAAYAKDLLRRIALDNTNIPQRVAGEEDIQIPSDSQKQALLKSLKFDNYNKRYDNIKAAHAETCKWLQESAEYITWLDPDKIINHHGFLCIMGKPGAGKSTIMKYALVTARETMGDRILLSFFFNARGGDLEKSTLGMYRSLLLQLLEQLPALQDSLDLSKFTACHDEGYRWHIEPLKYLFRQAIENIQTSKVVCFIDALNECDEDQARDTLSFFEYLIGSATSKGISFLVCFSKRYYPLISFKKGLTLVLEFRIHQDIHQYVRRELKIGQSDIANRIRANLAKRSWGLFMWVNSVVLILNKEYDMGRIYNLQTRYLEIPGDLRELFKDILARNSDRKSIETLRCFQWLLFSRELLRPEQLYHAVLSDVSSRVAPSQISKPDMLRFILNSSLGLAEICTSSGSSRDCERIKFIHMSVRVFLLGEDGLKEIWPDQGDNIPGRSHEYLKECCLKCIKIGSFYASQSLKQVNHLSETTASIQSWASDHFPILGYAVGNILYHANEAQKYGISQAEFLKEFKLRPWVVLRCIFEVWAHSLNTRLLYALAELNMSYLIGCHPSKLAFSEVGDEYFGTPLFAALANGSNEAIIVFLKAQAEIIPEFLNLYEEYCRKSLDLSHFRQGFIFSRSKNILSHFTHPDEGNKILQVAFLLNMRHPHLHLNWKDECSQAPLLYVYGKGDKALLSVLISKCINDVNEIDHFSNALLQTAVKKGYKDFVELLLQKGAKIDETDNQGQTALYCAVQEDNKDMVQLLVRAGANIEAYDWNYGNTPLALAAEEGYVDIVIQLIRSDAKIEARDGNNQTPLMLAVMNGHKDVAIQLIKAGAKVEARDGQDYTPLMLAVTEGRKNMVVLLLENGCNIEAMDDNGMTPLLLAMENYRTDLVTQLLEKGCNFEARDAKGMTPLMYAVRLGSRNAVRLLLEKGASMEAMDKSGKTLLIWAVISCHEDLVIRLLEKGSDIEARDKAGQTPLMWAIRKRNQALVRLLLSRGAKVTKEKIANIQPRLFEFPEQIREKIMAKRELTLLEFAQQFEETEIIELISRNGAT
- a CDS encoding uncharacterized protein (EggNog:ENOG41), with the protein product MATTEEIVQRLHESRPPATDVATYLTIVEMSLSPEILPALQEILEDVSLASDIGWDLVDMLIPIPGSEECLESIARLGNPREVILKVLEVMEKTTAAGEEEEEEEEEEEEEEEKKAGAEGSANQATKGETKAIRHFVTLCGMLGILHKRLQVKAPSRFLHTTLDTVQRCYDATSAASTAAVISLVQSLARKTRPPLPSRKSSVKLDTPFQDSDPAKQAPDPEADRTDTLNANEPGLITSLLQSFITCILEAYVNSNSIEWASRMLEYTYPERIVPGRKTMIQTFKEVVELQAKDALLGQLVSLAGDLGLSKLPPFKMKEYLEGPIYREPLSIEFDPAHPEQLHLSTGGLVCLNAYWMFAADVFDADRGLPTSELHPQYMLPDHQALLQSFLGDESGNQIATNPGTIEALIVMAIWLDGRKALSNPNSKGAVAGFMPYHHLLTLVSVFHPNIRVRNATTVVAGSVLHADPEEEDRLAILEDLLENCVFSSLQACAVSWLREELIAAKKAGSKGRFSSPECFETIQYSLFPDLSHLQQADTSALLEFWAQNAPLHLQVANFALFLFGEDYKPLAPVGMAAAIEHRYVEPLLHAARTLEKAAGAKEIEADGETLMQLGILTDTLSRVSLQ